CCGACATCAGGGCGGTGGTGTACGGGTGCATGGGCGTCCCGTACAGCGCCTTGTTGTCGGCCAGCTCGACGATCTTGCCGAGGTACATCACCGCGATGCGGTCCGAGACGTGCCGGATGACCGACAGGTCGTGCGCGATGATCACGTAGGTGAGGCCGAGCTCGTCCTGGAGGTCGTCGAGCAGGTTGACCACCTGCGCCTGGATCGAGACGTCCAGCGCGGACACGGGCTCGTCCGCGACGACCAGCTTCGGCTTGAGCGCCAGGGCCCGCGCGATGCCGATGCGCTGGCGCTGGCCGCCGGAGAACTCGTGCGGGTAGCGGTTGTAGTGCTCCGGATTGAGGCCCACCAGCGACAGCAGCCGCTGCACCTCGGCCTTGAGACCGCCCTCGGGTTCGACCTTCTGGAGCTTGAACGGCGCGCTGACGATGGTGCCCACCGTGTGCCGCGGGTTCAGGGAGCCGTACGGGTCCTGGAAGATCATCTGGATGTCGCGGCGCATCGGCCGCATCCCGGCGACGCCGAGGTGCGTGATGTCGCGGCCCTCGAACTCGACCGTGCCGGCGCTCGGTTCCAGCAGCCGGGTGATCAGCCGGCCCATGGTCGACTTCCCGCAGCCGGACTCGCCGACGACACCGAGCGTCTCACCGCGCCGCACGTCGAAGTCGATGCCGTCCACGGCCTTGACCGCGCCGGCCTGCCGGCGCAGCAGCCCCTTGGTGATCGGGAAGTGCTTGGTCAGGCCCGTGACCTTGAGCAGCAGGTCGGGTCGGGCGGCGGCGGGGGTGTCCGCGGCCTGCTCGGGGATGACGGCCGGTTGCGTCTTGCGGGTGTCGGTCACAGCTTCGGCGCAATCTCTTCGGTCCAGATCCGGGTCCGCTCCTCCTGCGACATGTGGCAGGCGGACCAGTGGCGGCTGTCGTCCTGCGTGAGCTCGGGCCGCACCGTCCGCGTGACGTTGCCCTTGGGCACGTCGGCGTACGGGCAGCGCGGGTTGAAGGCGCAGCCGCTCGGGATGTTGATGAGGCTGGGCGGCGAGCCCTTGACCGGGATGAGCCGCTCGGTCTGGTCGCGGTCGATGCGCGGCATCGAGCCCAGCAGCCCCCAGGTGTAGGGGTGCCGGGGCTCGTAGAAGACCTTCTCGGCGGTGCCGCGCTCGACGCACCGGCCGCCGTACATGACGAGGAGTTCGTCGGCCATCTCCGCGACGACGCCGAGGTCGTGCGTGATCATGATGACCGCGGAGCCGAACTCCTTCTGCAGGTCGCGGATCAGGTCGAGGATCTGGGCCTGGACGGTGACGTCCAGGGCCGTCGTCGGCTCGTCCGCGATGAGCAGTTCGGGGTTGTTGACCAGGGCCATCGCGATCATGGCCCGCTGGCGCATGCCGCCGGAGAACTCGTGCGGGTAGCTGTCGACCCGCTTGTGCGGCTCGGGGATGCCCACCCGGTCGAGGAGTTCGACGGCGCGGGTGCGCGCGGCCTTCTTGTCCACCTTGTTGTGGACCCGGTAGGCCTCGGCGATCTGCTTGCCGATGGTGAAGTACGGGTGCATCGCGGACAGCGGGTCCTGGAAGATCATCGCGATCTCCCGGCCGCGGAGCCGGCGCACCTCGTCCTCGTCGGCGGAGAGCAGCTCGCGGCCGTCCAGCCAGATCTCGCCGGAGATCCGGGCCCGCTGGCGGCCGTACTGGCCCACGCGGTGCAGGCCCATGATGCCGAGCGAGGTGACCGACTTGCCGGAGCCGGACTCGCCGACGATGCCGAGCGTCCGGCCCTTCTCCAGGGTGAAGGAGAGCCCGTCGACCGACTTGACCAGCCCGTCCTCGGTCGGGAAGTGCACCTTGAGGTCGCGGACCTCCAGGAAGGAGGTGGCGGGGGCTCCGGTGGCGGCGACGGGCTCGCCCGGGGCTCCGGTCTGGGTGAGATCGGTCATGACAGCCTCACTCGGGGGTCGATCACCGCGTACATGAGGTCAACGATGAGGTTCGCCGCGACGACGAAGAAGGCGGAGATCAGGGTGATGCCCAGGATGACCGGGAGGTCGTGCTCGCTGATCGCGCGGACCGCGCTGTAACCCAGGCCGTGCAGCGAGAACGTGTACTCGGTGAGCACCGCGCCGCCCATCAGGGCACCGAGGTCCAGGCCGAGGACGGTCAGGATGGGCGTCATCGTCGAGCGCATGGCGTGCTTGCCGATGACGACGGGTTCCGTCAGGCCCTTGGCGCGGGCGGTGCGGATGTAGTCCTCGTTGAGGACTTCGAGCATGGTGGCGCGGGTGAGGCGGGCGTACATCGCCGCGTAGAGGAAGGCCAGCGAGATCCACGGCAGGATCATGCCGTTGAACCACTTGCCGGGGTCGTCCGCGAACGAGGCCTCGGGGCGCCCGAACCAGCCGAGCTGGTCGGAGAAGAGGGCGATGAAGAGCATGCCCGTGAAGTAGATGGGGAGGGAGACGCCGGCGAGGGCGATGCCCATGGCCGAGCGGTCCAGGGCCGTACCGCGCTTGAGGGCGGAGACGACGCCGGTGGCGACCCCGCCGATGACCCACAGGACGACGGCGCCGGCGGCGAGCGAGAGGGTGACCGGCAGCCAGTCGAGCAGCAGCGGCCACACCTCCTGCTCGGTCTTGAAGGAGTATCCGAAGCAGGGCGCGGCGCATTGCGTGACGTCGGAGCCGTTGGCGTACGTGCGACCCGCCACCAGCCCGACGATGAACTTGCCGAACTGGACGAGGATCGGGTCGTCGAGACCCATCTTCTGCCGAATGCCCTCGATGGCGGCGGGGTCGGACTGCTTGCCGACGAAGTAAAGCGCCGGATCCGTCCCGATCATCTTCGGGAAGAGGAAGAAGATTCCGAAGGTCACCAGCGAGATGACCAACAGCATGACGATGACGGCGAAGATCCGCCGTATGAGATATGCAAGCACTGCGCTCGGCCTGGCTGCGGCCCGGGGGCGCCCCCTGTAGGAGAGCGCCCCCCGGCCGTAACCGCGGCCCTCACCTGCCCTTCGTGCCTAGCGGGTGTGGCACCGGAACACTGGAACGGGACTGACGGACGGTTACTTCGTGACACCCAGCGACGCGTAGTCGTACCGGCCGTTGTAGGCGTCGGAGGTGTACGCGTTCGTCAGGCGGGTGCTGCGCCAGGTGATCGTCTTGTCGTAGACGAAGGGCAGGTAGACCGCGGCCTCGGAGACCTTCTGGTTCATCGCCTTGTAGATGTCGCCGGCCTTGGCCGGGTCGGTCTCCGCGATGGCCTGGTCGAACAGGGTGTTGATCGCCGGGTCGTTCAGCTCGGAGAAGTTGTTGTTGCCGCTCTGCAGGATGAAGCGGCCGTCGACCAGCGGCTGGGAGAAGCCCTGACCGGTCGGGAAGTCGGCGCCCCAGCCCATGATGATGATGCCGTAGCCCTTCTCCTTGACGACCTTCGGCGACCCGATGATGCCGGAGGTCTGGGCGCCGTCGAACTGGTCGACGTCGGCGATGATGCCGACCTGCTTCAGGGCGTTCTGCAGGGAGACGGCCGTGGCGACCTCGACCGGCTTGTTGTTGCGGACCGCGATGGTGGTCTTGAAGCCCTCCGGCTTGCCGCAGGCCTTCAGGGCCTCCTTGGCCTTCTCCAGGTTCGGCTTGCCGTCGTTCTTCAGGACCTCGTACGGGTCGTAGGCGCCGTCGGAGCCCTTGATGCCCAGCGGGAGCATGTTCGGAGCGATGTCGCCGCCGGCCTGCGGGCCGCCGCGGGCGGTCTGCAGGGACTTCTTGTCGGCCGCGTAGATGACGGCCTTGCGGCAGTCGATGTTGTCGAACGGCGCCACGGTCTGCGGGAAGACGGCGTACCGGATGAAGCCGGTCTGGCCGTTGTCCAGGTTGCCCTTGTGGTCCTTCAGCGCGGTGGAGCGGGCCGCCTGGCCGATGCCGGTCGCGTTGATGTCGAGGTCGAACTCGCCGTTCATCAGGCGCTTGTCCATGTCGTCCGCGTTCGCCATGAACGTGACCGAGATGGTGTCCGGGAGCGCCTTGCGGATGGTGTCCGACTCGGGCTTGTAGTTCTCGTTGCGCGAGAGCTTCATGGTCTTGTTGGGCTCGTACGAGTCGATCTTGTACGGGCCGTTCGAGAAGGGCTTCAGGCCGTACTTGGCCGCGGTGTCCTTCTCCTGCTTGACCGGGCTCGCCGCGGGCATCGCGAGCATCTGCTCGAAGTCGCCGTTGGGCTGCGGGAGCTTGAAGATGACGGTCTTCGCGTCCGGGGTCTCGATCGCCTTGAGGCCGAGCTTGTCCGGGGCGGTGTCCTTGTACGGGCCGGGGTACTCGGTCTTCGGGTCGAGGACCTGCATCAGGTAGACCGGGCCGCCGGAGATGACGTCCTGGGCCCAGGTGCGCTCGATGCCGTACTTCACGTCCTGGGCGGTGACGGGGGTGCCGTCCTCCCAGGTCACGTTGTCCTTGAGGGTGTACTTGTACGTCTTGCCGCCGTCGCTGATCTCGGCCTTGGCGGTGGCGAGGTCGGGCACCAGGTCGGTGCTCTGCTCACCGGGGGCGGCCTTGTAGCTGACCAGCTGGCGGGCGTAGTAGCGGGAGAAGTCCCACATGAAGCCGTAGTAGCCGCGCTGCGGGTCCCACGAGTCGGCTTCCTGGGTGCCGACGAACTTGAGCTCGCCGCCCTTCTTGTCGGACGCGTTGGCGATCTTGCCTATGCCGGCGTTGAAGCCACCGCCGGCGGAGCCGGCCTTGTCGTCCTTCGAGTCGCTTCCGCCACAGGCGGTCGCGGTCAGCATGACCGCGAGCACGACGGCCGTGCCAGCGGCAAGCCTGCGCTTCGACGTGCGATGGGTAGTCACGATGCTCGCAACCCTCCGTTGTAGTTCCGGTGTACGTACGGCTCGGAGCCGGTTCCTGGTGTGCCCTGCGGTGGCTAGCGGGAGCCCTTCGGGTCGAGGGCGTCGCGGACGCCGTCGCCGAAGAGGTTGAAGGCCAGCACGGTGATGAAGATCGCCACGCCGGGGAAGATCATGAAGAGCGGATCGTCCTCGTAGGTCCGCACGGCCGTGGAGAGGGTCTCTCCCCACGACGGCGTGGGGGGCTTGACGCCGACTCCGAGGAAGCTCAGCGCGGCCTCGGTCAGCACGTTGGTGGGGATCATCAGCGTCGAGTAGACGGTGATGGGCGCCACCAGGTTCGGGAGCAGTTCGCGGAAGAGGATGTACATGCGGCCCGCGCCGAGGCTGCGCGCCGCCTCGACGTACTCGCGTTCGCGCAGCGACAGGGTCTGGCCGCGGACGATGCGGCCGATGTAGGGCCAGCCGAAGAAGCCGATGACCAGGACCAGGACGGCGATGCGCAGGCCCGAGCCCTCGAAGCCCCACAGCTTGCTCGGGATGACGGAGATCAGCGCGATGATGAACAGCAGCTGCGGGAAGGCCAGCAGCAGGTCCATCACGCGGCTGATGGCCGCGTCGACCCAGCCGCCGAAGTAGCCGGCGATGATGCCGAAGAAGGTGCCGAGCGACACCGCCACGAAGGCGGACAGGAAGGCCACCAGCAGGGAGATCCGGGCGCCGTAGACGATCCGGCTGAAGACGTCGCGGCCGTTGACGGGCTCGACGCCCAGCAGGAAGTCGCCGCTCATGCCGCCCCAGTCGCCGGCCGGCAGGCCGAGCAGCGGGTCCAGCATGTCCTCGTGCAGCTCCTCCGGCGGGTGGCCGAAGGCCTTGACGATCAGCGGCGCGAAGAGCGCGACGAGGATCAGCAGCAGGACGACGACACCGCCGGCCAGGGCGACCTTGTCCCGCCTGAGGCGGAGCCAGGCGATCTTCCACGGCGAACGGCCCTCGATCGCCTTCTGCGGAATTCCGGGGGCGTCCACGGCTGCGGGCTCGGCCGCGCTGGTGTCGTGCAGTGGTGCCGTCATCGTGGTGGGGACCCCTCTCGGCCGACGGTGGCCGGCCCATGCCCGCCGCTGTGGCGGCTTGGTTCCATCGGCGTCGCTGTTGGTGCGGAAAGCGCGAAATGCGCCTGAAGTGCACGTGAAGAGCGGGTGCTTGCGAGATTGACCGGCCTTCGGTGGGGGGAGTCTTCAACGCCCTCTCGAGCGCCCGCCAGACCTGCCGGGGATGTGATGCGCAACCGTGATCTGTGCCGACGGCTTCCGCTATCCGAACCGCGGGCCCTGATGAGCGGTGAAACACCGCCCGTTCGTCGCGGAACGGACATCAGGCCCAACTGCCATGTCGGGTGCGGTTCTTGGGTGCATTCGGCGGATATGCCGAAGGCCGCACCGATGGGTCCGGTGCGGCCTTCGAGCGGGATGTCTCGGTATGCGGATGTACGGAAGGGGCGGGGCAGGACGGGCGGGAGGGTCGCGCGGGGTGCGGGCGGCCGGGGCGGCGGCCCCCGGTCAGTAGCCCGGCGCCTGGCCTTCCCGGTCGTAGAACGGGCGGGTCTGCGCGCGCAGCCACATCGCCACCGGGTCGTGCTCGTCGGCCAGCGCGACCGTGCACACCGGGACGCCCTCGGGCACCACGCCGACCGACTGGCGCATCATCTCGCGCACGGACTCCAGCGCGGGCGCCGAGGCGTCGTACAGGTCGAGCCCGACGGCCAGGTACGGCGAGCCCAGCGACGGCTGCACCCAGGCGCGGCGCAGCGACCGGACGGCCGGGGTGCTGTGCGCGTGCCGGGTCAGCAGCCCGTAGAACTGCGGCAGCTCGATGGCGGGCTCCGAGAGCCGCAGCGGGCCGGCCGGCATCCGGTCCAGGCCCGTCGCGACGCGGCGCAGATCGGCCCAGGGCACGCCGAGGCCGCCGCCCTGGGCGTGCGGGTTGAGCCACAGCCCCCAGCGGTCGGGGTAGAGGGCGCGGGCGATGTCGCGGCCCGTGACCACCTCGTAGCCCCGGTTCCAGCCGCTGGCGGCCAGCTCCCCGGGCGAGGTCACGCAGGGCGCGTAGCCGAGGCCGTCGACCTCCATGCCGCCGTACTGGGCGTCGGAGGAACCCGGCTGCCCCTGCCAGAGCATCATCCACAGCCGGCCCTCGGCCAGCGCGTGCAGCAGTGACTCGTAGCTCTCGTAGCGCCCGGGAGTCACCTGGCGCAGCATGTGCTCGACCTGCCCGGCCGCGGCCGTGCCTGACGCACCCACCGGTACCCCCTCTTCGTCCGCCCGTCGTCCACGTGCACCCGGACCACGCGTGCGGCCGGGAGATGCAACCAGCTTATGCGGCCCTACGGAAGGTAGAAGGGGCGTACGCGCTCACGAATCCAGTCCGTGACCGGGTCCTCGGCCGCGTCCAGGAGGATCAACTGCACGGGCCACGGCGGCGGGACCCGGGTCAGGGCCCGGCCCAGGGCGTCCATCGGCGCGTTCCGGTATTCGGGCTCCCATCCCACCAGGCGGACACCGACGAACAGCTCCGGCGCCCCGCCCTCGACGCTGGCCAGGCAGCGGTGGGCGGCGGTGACCACCCCGGTGGCCCGGAACTCCTCGGCCGCGGCGGCGAGG
Above is a window of Streptomyces subrutilus DNA encoding:
- a CDS encoding ABC transporter permease, with amino-acid sequence MTAPLHDTSAAEPAAVDAPGIPQKAIEGRSPWKIAWLRLRRDKVALAGGVVVLLLILVALFAPLIVKAFGHPPEELHEDMLDPLLGLPAGDWGGMSGDFLLGVEPVNGRDVFSRIVYGARISLLVAFLSAFVAVSLGTFFGIIAGYFGGWVDAAISRVMDLLLAFPQLLFIIALISVIPSKLWGFEGSGLRIAVLVLVIGFFGWPYIGRIVRGQTLSLREREYVEAARSLGAGRMYILFRELLPNLVAPITVYSTLMIPTNVLTEAALSFLGVGVKPPTPSWGETLSTAVRTYEDDPLFMIFPGVAIFITVLAFNLFGDGVRDALDPKGSR
- a CDS encoding ABC transporter ATP-binding protein, with the translated sequence MTDTRKTQPAVIPEQAADTPAAARPDLLLKVTGLTKHFPITKGLLRRQAGAVKAVDGIDFDVRRGETLGVVGESGCGKSTMGRLITRLLEPSAGTVEFEGRDITHLGVAGMRPMRRDIQMIFQDPYGSLNPRHTVGTIVSAPFKLQKVEPEGGLKAEVQRLLSLVGLNPEHYNRYPHEFSGGQRQRIGIARALALKPKLVVADEPVSALDVSIQAQVVNLLDDLQDELGLTYVIIAHDLSVIRHVSDRIAVMYLGKIVELADNKALYGTPMHPYTTALMSAVPVPDPRRRGAKSGRILLKGDVPSPISPPSGCRFHTRCWKATRICTTQEPPLLALATGHQVACHHPENAPDQAPGDQPLPGAAEAVTTVTVVE
- a CDS encoding ABC transporter substrate-binding protein, whose amino-acid sequence is MTTHRTSKRRLAAGTAVVLAVMLTATACGGSDSKDDKAGSAGGGFNAGIGKIANASDKKGGELKFVGTQEADSWDPQRGYYGFMWDFSRYYARQLVSYKAAPGEQSTDLVPDLATAKAEISDGGKTYKYTLKDNVTWEDGTPVTAQDVKYGIERTWAQDVISGGPVYLMQVLDPKTEYPGPYKDTAPDKLGLKAIETPDAKTVIFKLPQPNGDFEQMLAMPAASPVKQEKDTAAKYGLKPFSNGPYKIDSYEPNKTMKLSRNENYKPESDTIRKALPDTISVTFMANADDMDKRLMNGEFDLDINATGIGQAARSTALKDHKGNLDNGQTGFIRYAVFPQTVAPFDNIDCRKAVIYAADKKSLQTARGGPQAGGDIAPNMLPLGIKGSDGAYDPYEVLKNDGKPNLEKAKEALKACGKPEGFKTTIAVRNNKPVEVATAVSLQNALKQVGIIADVDQFDGAQTSGIIGSPKVVKEKGYGIIIMGWGADFPTGQGFSQPLVDGRFILQSGNNNFSELNDPAINTLFDQAIAETDPAKAGDIYKAMNQKVSEAAVYLPFVYDKTITWRSTRLTNAYTSDAYNGRYDYASLGVTK
- a CDS encoding enhanced serine sensitivity protein SseB C-terminal domain-containing protein, which gives rise to MGASGTAAAGQVEHMLRQVTPGRYESYESLLHALAEGRLWMMLWQGQPGSSDAQYGGMEVDGLGYAPCVTSPGELAASGWNRGYEVVTGRDIARALYPDRWGLWLNPHAQGGGLGVPWADLRRVATGLDRMPAGPLRLSEPAIELPQFYGLLTRHAHSTPAVRSLRRAWVQPSLGSPYLAVGLDLYDASAPALESVREMMRQSVGVVPEGVPVCTVALADEHDPVAMWLRAQTRPFYDREGQAPGY
- a CDS encoding ABC transporter permease, which produces MLAYLIRRIFAVIVMLLVISLVTFGIFFLFPKMIGTDPALYFVGKQSDPAAIEGIRQKMGLDDPILVQFGKFIVGLVAGRTYANGSDVTQCAAPCFGYSFKTEQEVWPLLLDWLPVTLSLAAGAVVLWVIGGVATGVVSALKRGTALDRSAMGIALAGVSLPIYFTGMLFIALFSDQLGWFGRPEASFADDPGKWFNGMILPWISLAFLYAAMYARLTRATMLEVLNEDYIRTARAKGLTEPVVIGKHAMRSTMTPILTVLGLDLGALMGGAVLTEYTFSLHGLGYSAVRAISEHDLPVILGITLISAFFVVAANLIVDLMYAVIDPRVRLS
- a CDS encoding ABC transporter ATP-binding protein, producing the protein MTDLTQTGAPGEPVAATGAPATSFLEVRDLKVHFPTEDGLVKSVDGLSFTLEKGRTLGIVGESGSGKSVTSLGIMGLHRVGQYGRQRARISGEIWLDGRELLSADEDEVRRLRGREIAMIFQDPLSAMHPYFTIGKQIAEAYRVHNKVDKKAARTRAVELLDRVGIPEPHKRVDSYPHEFSGGMRQRAMIAMALVNNPELLIADEPTTALDVTVQAQILDLIRDLQKEFGSAVIMITHDLGVVAEMADELLVMYGGRCVERGTAEKVFYEPRHPYTWGLLGSMPRIDRDQTERLIPVKGSPPSLINIPSGCAFNPRCPYADVPKGNVTRTVRPELTQDDSRHWSACHMSQEERTRIWTEEIAPKL